A part of Lacinutrix sp. 5H-3-7-4 genomic DNA contains:
- a CDS encoding helix-turn-helix domain-containing protein, whose product MEAIILSTQQYADLVNRLDELNKKLEEKQKNPKDTFLDNQEFLQLMNISKRTAQTWRDEGVISFSQIGSKIYYRMSDVQKLLDNNYRKAFTTKRNNY is encoded by the coding sequence ATGGAAGCAATCATTTTAAGCACCCAACAGTACGCAGATTTAGTAAACCGTTTAGACGAGCTAAACAAAAAATTAGAAGAGAAACAGAAAAACCCTAAAGACACTTTTCTAGACAATCAAGAATTTCTTCAGCTAATGAATATTAGTAAACGAACAGCGCAAACTTGGCGTGATGAAGGTGTTATTTCGTTTTCTCAAATAGGCTCTAAAATCTATTATCGTATGAGTGACGTGCAAAAGTTATTAGACAATAACTATCGTAAAGCATTCACAACAAAAAGAAATAATTACTAA